Genomic window (Bacillota bacterium):
CATCTTCGGCAAGTACAACCCGTTCGGCGCCCTGGGCGCCGCCCTGCTCTTCGGGTTGGCCGACGCCCTCCAGCTGAAACTGCAGGTAGGCGGCCTACCCATCCCCTACGAGTTCCTGCTGATGTTGCCCTATGTCCTGACCCTGGTGGCGATGGTCCTGGCCGGGCGGACGACTTCGCCGGCCAACCTGGGGACGGCCTACAAAGAGGAGTGAGCGTCCGGGGGAGCCGAGCCAAGGCCAGACGACTGAGATCGCCGAGAGGAGCCTGATGATGGGCCAATCATACAACCATCCGAAGAAGATAAAGATAGTCGTGCACAAGCTGACGAGCCCCCCCGACGGCGGGGCGTGCCACATCCACACCGAGGGGCAGGAGTTCGAGTTCGACTTCGAGCGCTGCCCCAAGGACTTCTGCGCGGCCGCCTTCCACAGCCTCTGGCCCCACCTGCGAGTCATGGAGCTGGGCGGCCGGCACCCCTGGGACAAGGAGTCCGGAGTGACCTACGTGGCCTGCCCCGACCCCAACAAGACGACGGTCTTCAAGATCATCGCCGACGACGGGAGACAGGCGCCAAAGGGGAACTGACGCCGGCGGCCAGGGCCGCGGCCGGGGAGCTGATCGGGCGGGGAGGTACCGACGATGACAGGACGACTTTCAGACCCGGTGCGGTGGAAGACCATTGAAGGCCCCGAGGACCTGCGCGCCCTCCTGGTCGAGGTTGGCGGGTTGGGTGACTTCTTCATCGTCAAACCCAACTGGTTTGACCCGCGCCCGGGCAGCTATACCGACCCCTACGTCCTGGACCTTGTGCTGACTGCCCTTCCCGGCAAGAAGCTGGTCATCGAAGGGCATTCCCACTCCCGCAACGACCTCTCCCAGCGAATCACCCCGGAGAACATGGACGACCAGCGGGAGTGGATCCGCCGGCAGGAG
Coding sequences:
- a CDS encoding TIGR04076 family protein; this encodes MGQSYNHPKKIKIVVHKLTSPPDGGACHIHTEGQEFEFDFERCPKDFCAAAFHSLWPHLRVMELGGRHPWDKESGVTYVACPDPNKTTVFKIIADDGRQAPKGN